A single window of Candidatus Zixiibacteriota bacterium DNA harbors:
- a CDS encoding MFS transporter yields the protein MSSTEIQGHRYRFFAVGAIGTFMSTLDGSILNVALPTIAVDFQCGIPVVAWVVLAYALTVVSLMLVFGAWTERKGYGFAYKFGFLFFLIGSIVCTVATSIEILIAGRVVQAIGSAMFQAVGPGLVTTVFPDQERGKAIGMMVMMVAGGMMAGPPLGGLILQHFPWQVIFAINIPIGLVGLFLTSKYFKMLPIQNATRPLRLHGAIALSIALLSGTLALSLIDDHSLTDFRIWGLAILSLAAFISFFRSESNPDTALIGMDIFRNRQFTTALSAAVLMFIAFAGVMVLIPFYLERVKQFEPQTVGLYLIIFPVLMFIVAPLAGRLSDKIGSRFLTTAGMLILAGGLYLLSELDTTTSEIYIIVSLAATSIGVAVFNTPNSSALMGSVPENRRAITSGILATSRNIGIAVGVALATSLFAFFESAQVTEITDSALLFVESYQSVILVAMVITLVGLPFCLARKR from the coding sequence GTGAGCAGCACTGAAATCCAAGGACACAGATACCGATTCTTTGCTGTCGGGGCTATCGGAACCTTCATGTCCACCCTCGACGGTTCCATTCTCAATGTCGCCCTACCGACCATTGCTGTCGATTTCCAATGTGGCATTCCGGTTGTGGCCTGGGTAGTTCTGGCCTATGCGCTAACGGTTGTCTCTCTTATGTTGGTGTTCGGAGCCTGGACCGAGCGCAAAGGGTATGGATTTGCCTACAAATTCGGTTTCTTGTTTTTCCTGATCGGATCGATAGTCTGCACAGTGGCTACGTCAATCGAAATCCTTATTGCCGGACGGGTCGTACAGGCTATCGGCTCAGCCATGTTCCAGGCAGTTGGACCGGGACTGGTAACGACCGTTTTCCCTGATCAGGAGCGTGGTAAGGCGATAGGCATGATGGTCATGATGGTTGCTGGCGGTATGATGGCCGGCCCTCCGCTTGGGGGACTGATCCTTCAACATTTTCCCTGGCAGGTTATTTTCGCAATCAACATTCCCATTGGATTAGTCGGACTGTTTCTTACATCGAAGTACTTCAAAATGCTCCCCATACAAAACGCCACCAGACCGTTACGTCTTCACGGAGCGATTGCCTTATCAATCGCTCTTCTGTCGGGAACATTGGCTTTGTCGTTAATAGATGATCATTCTCTGACCGATTTCCGGATCTGGGGGCTGGCTATCCTTTCGCTGGCAGCCTTCATCTCGTTCTTTCGATCAGAATCAAACCCGGATACGGCCCTGATCGGCATGGACATTTTCCGCAACCGTCAGTTTACTACCGCCCTTTCTGCGGCAGTATTGATGTTCATCGCTTTCGCTGGTGTTATGGTTCTGATACCTTTCTATCTTGAAAGAGTGAAACAATTCGAGCCCCAGACAGTCGGGTTGTATCTGATTATCTTCCCGGTACTCATGTTCATCGTCGCCCCTCTGGCCGGTCGCTTGTCGGACAAAATTGGATCACGCTTCCTGACTACGGCGGGAATGCTAATTCTGGCTGGCGGATTGTATCTCCTATCAGAATTGGATACCACTACCAGTGAGATATACATTATTGTGAGTTTGGCCGCGACCAGTATCGGCGTTGCTGTCTTCAACACACCCAATTCTTCAGCCCTGATGGGATCGGTCCCTGAAAACAGACGAGCCATAACTTCTGGCATCCTGGCAACGTCACGCAATATCGGTATTGCCGTCGGCGTAGCGCTGGCAACTTCGCTGTTTGCCTTCTTTGAATCTGCCCAGGTGACTGAGATCACCGATTCCGCACTCCTTTTTGTGGAAAGCTACCAATCAGTCATACTGGTGGCGATGGTCATAACTCTGGTGGGGCTGCCATTTTGCCTGGCCCGAAAGAGATGA
- a CDS encoding GWxTD domain-containing protein: MRKILSYALIVVGILTGQVLAQPLFYKPSLERQNILLNYASFAGQDQSQIRLEVYYQVYNEILPFRMTGGIYRADYEITIKVIGKDGLTVASHREERSVQVVDYSRTRSRTDYRIGQTNFELPTGKHRLSFVLSDKHSSLTFRRELKLNLKSLQTSKPKLSDIELVHATVAVDSASGDSSVSDFFKAGMEVVPSLTGLFGGEDDSRLLFYMEINKGTDCCDEVTVVTSLRHNRHGLQYRDSVRTVLDQPIVRQLREVSLTDFRVGEYEMNVQLRGRRWKKLDEKKVTFEVPWNQLTLLKHDYDEAVDQLEFIANPGETKRLRSIVSYEERLLAFNEFWASRDPNPSTAINELKVRFYHRINVADQRFSLMGRKGWRTDRGRILVEYGEPDQIDDYPFAMDRYPYQSWHYFEQGPYRKFTFVDEHDNGDYRLIYPYDGLDQRPGY; encoded by the coding sequence TTGAGAAAGATATTGTCATATGCGCTGATTGTCGTCGGTATCCTGACCGGGCAAGTTCTCGCGCAACCGCTGTTTTACAAGCCCTCTCTGGAGCGCCAGAATATCCTGTTGAACTATGCCAGTTTTGCAGGGCAGGACCAGAGCCAGATTCGGCTTGAGGTGTACTACCAGGTATACAACGAAATCTTGCCTTTCCGCATGACGGGAGGGATTTATCGGGCTGATTACGAGATCACGATCAAAGTTATTGGGAAGGACGGGCTGACAGTAGCTTCACACCGTGAAGAACGGTCGGTGCAGGTGGTTGACTACAGCCGAACCCGATCCCGCACGGATTATCGTATCGGCCAAACTAACTTCGAGCTCCCCACAGGCAAGCATCGTCTGAGTTTCGTATTGTCCGACAAACACAGTAGCCTCACTTTCAGACGGGAGCTCAAACTAAATCTCAAGTCCCTCCAGACATCAAAACCGAAATTGTCTGATATAGAGTTGGTTCATGCTACTGTGGCTGTCGATTCGGCTAGCGGTGATTCGTCCGTAAGTGATTTTTTCAAGGCGGGTATGGAGGTAGTGCCGTCGCTGACTGGATTATTCGGGGGAGAGGATGATAGTCGTCTGCTGTTCTATATGGAGATCAACAAGGGAACTGATTGCTGTGATGAGGTCACGGTTGTGACATCCTTGCGGCATAATCGCCACGGTTTGCAGTATCGAGATTCTGTCCGCACGGTCCTTGACCAACCGATAGTTCGTCAGTTACGAGAAGTATCCCTTACTGATTTTCGGGTGGGCGAGTATGAAATGAATGTCCAGTTACGTGGCCGACGCTGGAAGAAACTAGACGAGAAGAAAGTAACGTTTGAAGTTCCGTGGAACCAATTGACCTTGTTGAAGCATGATTACGACGAGGCTGTGGACCAGCTTGAATTCATTGCTAATCCGGGGGAAACCAAGCGACTCAGGTCTATTGTTTCGTATGAGGAGAGGTTACTGGCTTTTAATGAATTTTGGGCTTCGCGGGATCCGAATCCTTCGACGGCCATCAATGAACTCAAAGTACGTTTCTACCATAGGATAAACGTCGCCGATCAACGATTCTCGCTGATGGGGCGGAAGGGATGGCGTACGGATCGTGGTAGAATCCTTGTCGAATATGGCGAGCCTGATCAAATTGATGATTACCCGTTTGCAATGGATCGCTACCCGTATCAGAGTTGGCACTACTTCGAACAGGGGCCATACCGCAAGTTTACATTTGTTGACGAACACGATAATGGAGACTATCGTCTTATCTATCCTTATGACGGTCTTGACCAACGCCCTGGCTATTAA
- a CDS encoding oligopeptide transporter, OPT family, with amino-acid sequence MNDSKKPNEKFEPVIPHTSNVAEVTWPAVILGILISVIFGVAMAYLGLKLGMTVSASIPAAVISMAILRLITKSPTVLENNIVQTIGSAGESLAAGIIFTIPAFFIWAANDELAASGYIHEVSKGQIFWLSILGGTLGILLMIPLRKYLVHREHGKLRFPEGTACAEIIVAGDEGGNKAKMVFMGIGLGAIYTIGMETLKGWGEFVDYHFRGFLKGGTIGIDATPALLGVGYIIGPRIAALMMGGAVLGYLGIGPLIMFIGEQIPGVVISPGVIPISDMTPPELRNSYIKYLGVGAVALGGFVSLLKSFPVIFSSFSKGFNELIGKKVSNDVPRTDKDLPMKWVLLGVVVVIIAIWMLPGTELHLLGAFLSVLFGFFFVVVAARIVGIVGSSSSPVSGMTIATLLVTCLVLVYFGVEGTAGMITAMSVGSIVCIAVCMSGDIAQDLKTGYLLGATPWKQQLVEFAGLLFPAIAMGFTVYYLNDVFGFVEGATERTPLLAPQANVMATVVQGVMNSNLPWAPIIVGGMIALAVELLGISSLPFAIGLYLPLSLSSPIMIGGAIAWFIRKASTDKEYKDRNEGGVLFSSGLVAGYSIVGVVTAFMLGMSGGYINYYDAHDGLWDRLSGSFSPYLSLLLFAGLAALLAHLAYNGLGKKKK; translated from the coding sequence GTGAACGATTCAAAGAAGCCAAATGAAAAGTTTGAACCGGTAATTCCACACACCAGCAATGTTGCCGAGGTCACCTGGCCGGCGGTTATTCTCGGCATCCTGATCTCAGTGATCTTCGGTGTCGCTATGGCCTACCTGGGTCTTAAACTGGGCATGACCGTGTCGGCTTCAATTCCGGCCGCTGTCATCTCGATGGCTATCCTGCGGCTTATCACGAAAAGCCCAACGGTGCTTGAGAATAACATCGTACAGACGATAGGCTCAGCCGGTGAATCACTAGCGGCAGGTATCATCTTTACTATCCCGGCCTTTTTTATCTGGGCCGCCAACGACGAACTCGCTGCTTCAGGTTATATCCACGAGGTTTCCAAGGGTCAGATATTCTGGCTGTCAATACTCGGCGGAACACTTGGTATTTTGCTGATGATCCCCTTGCGTAAGTATCTCGTCCACCGCGAACACGGTAAATTAAGATTCCCGGAAGGCACTGCCTGCGCCGAGATCATCGTTGCCGGTGACGAGGGGGGCAACAAAGCCAAAATGGTCTTTATGGGAATAGGTCTGGGTGCCATCTATACCATAGGTATGGAAACACTCAAAGGATGGGGCGAGTTTGTGGACTACCACTTCAGGGGATTTCTCAAAGGCGGCACGATCGGTATTGATGCCACGCCCGCCCTGTTGGGCGTCGGTTACATTATCGGCCCCCGTATTGCCGCCCTGATGATGGGCGGTGCTGTCCTCGGCTACCTGGGCATCGGACCGCTTATCATGTTCATTGGCGAACAGATACCGGGGGTAGTCATTTCTCCCGGGGTAATCCCAATTTCCGATATGACCCCACCCGAGTTGCGTAATTCCTATATCAAGTATCTTGGCGTCGGGGCAGTAGCGCTGGGTGGGTTTGTGAGCCTGCTGAAATCGTTCCCGGTAATCTTTTCCTCGTTCAGCAAAGGCTTCAACGAACTCATCGGCAAGAAAGTTTCGAATGATGTCCCCCGCACCGACAAAGACTTACCGATGAAATGGGTGCTTCTCGGAGTCGTGGTTGTGATCATCGCTATCTGGATGCTTCCTGGCACAGAGTTGCATCTTTTGGGCGCGTTCCTCTCTGTACTTTTTGGTTTCTTCTTTGTGGTAGTCGCGGCACGGATTGTAGGTATTGTCGGATCATCTTCATCACCAGTGTCAGGTATGACTATCGCCACATTGTTGGTAACATGTCTGGTGCTGGTTTATTTTGGAGTAGAAGGCACAGCTGGAATGATCACTGCCATGTCGGTTGGATCAATAGTCTGTATCGCCGTTTGTATGTCGGGTGATATTGCTCAGGACCTCAAGACCGGCTACCTGCTCGGTGCTACACCTTGGAAACAGCAGCTGGTTGAATTCGCCGGTCTCCTCTTCCCTGCCATAGCAATGGGATTCACTGTTTACTATCTCAACGATGTTTTCGGCTTTGTAGAGGGTGCCACCGAACGAACACCCCTCCTTGCTCCACAAGCCAATGTTATGGCCACTGTGGTGCAGGGCGTGATGAACTCCAACCTCCCCTGGGCGCCAATTATTGTCGGCGGCATGATCGCCCTGGCTGTCGAGTTGCTGGGTATTTCATCGCTGCCGTTTGCCATCGGATTATATCTACCATTATCGCTATCATCACCTATTATGATTGGCGGAGCCATTGCCTGGTTCATTCGCAAAGCCTCAACCGACAAGGAATACAAAGATCGCAATGAGGGCGGTGTTCTGTTCTCATCAGGATTGGTAGCGGGTTATTCAATAGTCGGGGTAGTTACCGCCTTCATGCTGGGTATGTCGGGCGGATACATCAACTACTATGATGCCCACGACGGTTTGTGGGATCGCCTGTCAGGATCGTTCAGCCCCTATTTGTCGTTACTTTTGTTCGCCGGTTTGGCGGCCCTTTTAGCTCACCTTGCGTATAATGGACTAGGCAAGAAGAAGAAATGA
- a CDS encoding RNA polymerase sigma factor: MKNSIPELVDRFAQGDQVAFAELLKRFRRKIYTMAYQVLGNHLDADEVVQETFVRIYKRRKELANVKYFSTFLLRIAMNYSIDLLRKRKGHSHMGDDSYSLPGEVQLHLSKRVATPSEDYANKALMEEIRGALDTLPPKQKLTAVLHDIEGYSKAEIAEVFGCPEATVRSNLHIARRKMRKILRRRLGKEE; encoded by the coding sequence ATGAAAAATAGTATCCCGGAGCTGGTAGATAGATTCGCCCAGGGCGATCAAGTGGCTTTTGCTGAGCTACTCAAGCGCTTTCGACGGAAGATCTACACAATGGCGTATCAGGTATTGGGAAATCATCTCGATGCCGACGAAGTAGTACAAGAGACGTTTGTGCGTATTTACAAGCGTCGTAAGGAGTTAGCGAATGTAAAATACTTCTCGACGTTCTTGCTGCGGATCGCGATGAATTACTCGATTGATCTGCTCCGCAAGCGTAAAGGCCACAGCCATATGGGTGACGATAGCTACTCACTTCCAGGTGAGGTGCAGCTTCATCTGTCAAAAAGAGTGGCGACGCCGAGTGAAGATTATGCGAACAAGGCGCTAATGGAGGAAATCCGAGGGGCGCTTGATACACTGCCGCCAAAGCAGAAACTGACCGCCGTTTTGCACGACATCGAAGGTTACAGTAAGGCAGAGATTGCCGAAGTGTTTGGTTGCCCCGAGGCAACGGTTCGGTCTAACCTCCATATCGCCCGACGGAAAATGCGAAAAATATTGAGAAGGCGACTTGGGAAAGAGGAGTAA
- a CDS encoding zf-HC2 domain-containing protein translates to MTCRDILSQLDRLIDDELSPDQAATMHRHFNECTACREEYELAQRMVMALETMTTPVPNSDYWSEVNGLVLARTVDGEIAADSKYPFANQKGLQRKALVRSILSVAASMVILFSALLIGSQHQTQMSTVNTATSPVLATADVRELLASDNTAIFSREHQIRLAQGMLLVGLPGSLGRFAGLPELFNTVE, encoded by the coding sequence ATGACTTGTCGAGACATTCTCTCGCAACTGGACCGGCTTATCGACGATGAACTTTCACCGGACCAGGCTGCAACTATGCACAGACATTTTAATGAGTGTACTGCATGCCGCGAGGAATATGAACTTGCTCAGCGAATGGTGATGGCATTGGAAACGATGACCACACCTGTCCCCAATAGTGATTACTGGTCGGAGGTGAACGGTCTGGTACTGGCCAGAACTGTCGATGGGGAGATCGCTGCTGACTCCAAGTACCCATTTGCGAATCAAAAGGGATTGCAGAGAAAGGCGCTGGTCCGATCAATTCTGTCAGTTGCGGCGTCGATGGTGATCCTGTTTTCGGCTCTGCTGATCGGATCGCAGCATCAGACACAAATGTCTACGGTCAATACGGCCACTAGTCCGGTGCTGGCTACGGCCGACGTACGAGAGTTGTTGGCCTCTGACAATACAGCTATTTTCAGCAGAGAACATCAAATCCGGTTGGCTCAGGGCATGTTGCTGGTTGGGCTTCCCGGATCGCTTGGACGCTTCGCTGGACTGCCGGAGTTGTTCAATACAGTTGAGTAA
- a CDS encoding VCBS repeat-containing protein, protein MHGFLTILLVVVVVTMPIAAMAQELICTGGNLTCDVTQITAHVDVTNIGDLIMPLSYVWSPEPFSGQGTTDAVYKVATAVSITVTEDATGSDATCNTWITEDVDLPELTCTGGILTYDVTQITAHVDVTNPGDLIMPLSYVWSPEPFSGQGTTDAVYKVATAVSITVTEDATGCDGVCYTEITEDVELPMFGPRIDYAAGDGPQSIFAIDLDGNGSNDLATANNNASNASTILNLGNGTFLPPVYSDYLHSAYKVSSCDFDGDGYNDLTVTLIFPDQVAILINNGDGTLQAPVLYSCGNTPYQVFAEDLNGDGDCDLVTANYHDHGIAVLLNNGDGTFQTAVPYATDYQPKSVFARDLDGDGDNDLVVGNYSGDNISILINHGAGTFQTAVNYAAGNGPRSVFAIDFNGDSDNDLVVVNGLDDNVSILLNNGSGTFQAAVNYAVGDSPYSVFSIDLNDDGDNDLAVANGTDDNVSVLLGNGDGSFEAAVNYGVGDNPVSIFSIDLNGDGYNDLATANYASDNVSVLLNIGGPYSCCVPPMRGNVDYVLPDEINIADLTHLVAYLFTSGPPPPCLEEADIDGNDEINIADLTYLVSYLFTGGPPPVACP, encoded by the coding sequence ATGCATGGTTTTCTAACGATTTTGCTCGTAGTTGTGGTGGTCACGATGCCGATCGCAGCTATGGCTCAAGAGTTGATCTGTACTGGTGGTAATTTGACCTGTGACGTGACTCAGATTACGGCCCACGTTGATGTCACCAATATCGGCGATCTTATTATGCCGCTGTCGTATGTGTGGAGTCCCGAGCCGTTCAGTGGTCAGGGTACTACCGACGCCGTTTACAAGGTTGCGACTGCTGTGTCGATTACCGTGACGGAAGACGCGACTGGCAGTGACGCGACCTGTAATACTTGGATCACTGAGGACGTTGATCTTCCAGAGTTGACCTGTACTGGTGGTATTTTGACCTATGACGTGACTCAGATTACGGCCCACGTTGATGTCACCAATCCCGGTGATCTTATTATGCCGCTGTCGTATGTGTGGAGTCCCGAGCCGTTCAGTGGTCAGGGTACTACCGACGCCGTTTACAAGGTTGCGACTGCTGTGTCGATTACCGTGACGGAAGACGCGACTGGTTGTGACGGGGTCTGTTATACTGAGATCACTGAGGACGTTGAGCTACCAATGTTTGGCCCAAGAATCGATTATGCCGCTGGAGACGGTCCTCAATCTATCTTCGCGATTGATCTTGACGGGAATGGTAGCAATGACCTGGCAACAGCGAATAACAACGCCTCTAATGCCTCAACAATATTGAATTTGGGCAATGGGACTTTTCTGCCTCCGGTCTACTCTGACTATCTCCACTCTGCTTACAAAGTCTCCTCATGTGACTTTGACGGTGATGGCTACAATGACCTGACGGTAACACTCATTTTCCCCGACCAAGTCGCAATACTGATAAATAACGGCGACGGGACCCTTCAAGCTCCAGTTCTGTATAGTTGTGGAAATACTCCTTACCAAGTTTTTGCGGAGGACCTAAACGGAGATGGTGACTGTGATTTGGTAACCGCAAACTATCATGATCACGGTATCGCAGTACTGCTAAATAACGGCGACGGAACCTTTCAAACCGCCGTCCCCTATGCTACTGATTATCAACCGAAGTCTGTCTTCGCAAGAGATCTTGACGGTGATGGCGACAATGATCTGGTGGTAGGGAACTACAGTGGTGATAATATCTCAATACTAATTAATCATGGTGCTGGAACCTTTCAAACCGCGGTTAACTATGCCGCTGGAAATGGACCTAGATCTGTATTTGCGATTGATTTTAACGGTGATAGCGACAATGACCTGGTAGTTGTGAACGGACTTGATGACAATGTTTCTATACTGCTGAACAACGGTAGTGGGACCTTCCAAGCCGCGGTTAACTATGCTGTTGGAGATAGTCCGTACTCTGTATTCTCGATTGATCTTAACGATGATGGTGACAATGATCTGGCGGTAGCGAACGGAACTGATGACAATGTCTCTGTACTACTAGGGAACGGTGACGGGAGCTTTGAGGCTGCAGTCAATTATGGTGTAGGAGATAATCCAGTATCTATCTTCTCAATTGATCTCAATGGTGATGGCTATAATGACCTGGCGACAGCAAACTACGCCTCAGACAATGTCTCCGTTCTGTTGAACATCGGCGGTCCGTATAGCTGCTGTGTTCCACCAATGCGAGGCAATGTCGACTACGTATTGCCCGATGAAATCAACATTGCCGATCTGACCCACCTTGTGGCCTACCTGTTCACTAGTGGTCCACCTCCTCCGTGTTTGGAAGAAGCTGACATAGACGGCAATGATGAGATCAACATCGCCGACCTGACCTATCTGGTTTCGTACTTATTCACTGGTGGTCCACCACCGGTAGCGTGCCCATAG
- a CDS encoding GWxTD domain-containing protein, with protein MTTILKQITMVLACTVGLISTAVIAQPDLDTGLTVYAGATTFPDPSFDSLTLVEFPFSLSRSEFEFYRPDGTDSSLYTRIFAQVVLLNTFGERVDSSTTYFSVRASTRAETMQKGIRLFNKLLLMVAPGVYSARVEVVDVVSKRTGNAFVDKIVVVPPEKVHLSLSDPVLAYNITPEPEDSTVPRSRLARNGFVIIPNPVSVFSTTDTMIYVYAELYNLEVGEDDGKEIRLDFDIIRDEMVFRSLGSRNIVKPGETAAFAETFDIKSWSTGPYGLRLIATDSHTNLADTSSTLFRIISPQELAVAIEEYRSEDHFKGMTLQERCNLVHFVLTDPERETLNRLTDLGKKSFLDQFWKEHPSVNNPRTDISHTQEDLVMYYRYANDHFSSNEKKNDGWRSDRGRVMLTYGPWEEIESRDVPVKRWPYEIWWYHSQREGYVFVFTNQYETYRLVHSNVDGEVFNQEWDELLRSDIMHTEPDWVPVIDEP; from the coding sequence TTGACTACAATCCTGAAGCAAATAACAATGGTACTGGCTTGCACTGTCGGGTTGATTAGTACCGCCGTCATTGCTCAGCCAGATTTGGACACCGGGCTGACGGTCTATGCCGGGGCAACCACTTTTCCCGATCCCTCTTTCGACAGCCTAACGTTGGTTGAATTTCCCTTTTCATTGAGCCGGAGCGAATTCGAATTCTATCGACCGGATGGAACTGACTCGAGTTTGTACACTCGCATTTTTGCCCAGGTGGTTCTACTGAATACCTTTGGCGAACGGGTTGACTCGTCCACTACATATTTCTCAGTCCGCGCCTCGACGAGAGCGGAGACTATGCAGAAGGGGATCAGACTCTTTAACAAATTGCTTCTGATGGTGGCACCCGGTGTCTATTCGGCAAGAGTGGAAGTGGTTGACGTAGTGTCCAAACGAACCGGCAATGCCTTTGTAGATAAAATTGTCGTAGTGCCTCCAGAAAAGGTACACTTGTCATTGAGCGACCCTGTTCTGGCCTATAACATTACGCCTGAACCGGAGGATTCGACGGTACCGCGATCGCGGCTGGCTCGGAACGGGTTTGTTATCATACCCAATCCAGTATCGGTGTTTAGCACCACTGATACCATGATTTATGTGTATGCGGAATTGTACAATCTTGAGGTTGGCGAGGACGATGGCAAAGAGATACGACTTGATTTCGACATCATTCGCGATGAAATGGTATTTCGTTCTCTGGGATCACGTAACATTGTCAAACCGGGAGAGACAGCGGCCTTTGCGGAAACTTTCGATATCAAGAGTTGGTCTACCGGTCCATATGGATTGCGACTTATTGCCACCGATTCTCACACCAACCTAGCCGACACGAGTAGTACACTGTTTCGCATTATCTCACCCCAGGAACTCGCTGTCGCAATCGAAGAGTATCGATCCGAAGACCATTTTAAGGGGATGACATTGCAAGAGAGATGCAATCTAGTTCACTTTGTATTGACTGACCCGGAGCGGGAAACTCTGAATAGGCTTACCGACCTGGGCAAGAAGTCGTTCCTGGATCAATTTTGGAAGGAGCATCCAAGCGTGAACAACCCACGTACCGATATTTCGCATACTCAGGAAGATCTGGTAATGTACTATCGTTATGCGAATGACCATTTTTCTTCTAATGAGAAGAAAAATGACGGTTGGCGTTCAGATCGCGGAAGGGTAATGCTGACTTACGGACCGTGGGAGGAAATCGAGTCGCGAGATGTTCCAGTCAAACGCTGGCCTTATGAGATTTGGTGGTATCACTCGCAGCGTGAAGGATATGTTTTCGTTTTCACGAATCAATATGAGACCTATCGACTAGTCCACTCGAACGTCGATGGTGAGGTTTTCAACCAGGAGTGGGACGAATTGCTGCGATCCGACATCATGCATACCGAACCGGACTGGGTTCCAGTGATAGACGAGCCATAG